The genomic region gcaccttgtatgaggcaaaagtgataactaagtggctcggagaacaaaacatcaatattttgggtccatggccaggaaactccccagaccttaatcccattgagaacttgtggtcaatcctcaagaggcgggtgggacaaacaaaaacacacagatTTTGGggattgattatgcaagaatgggctgccatcagtcaggatgtggctcagaatttaattgacagcatgccagggtggattgcagaggtcttgaaaaagaagggtcaacactgcaaatattgactctatgcatcaacttcatgtaattgtcaataaaagcctttgacacttatgaaatgaaATTattacttcagtattccatagtaacatctgacaaaaatatctaaagacactgaggcagcagactttatgAAAATGAATAtgcgtcattctcaaaacttttggccacgattgTACATTATCCATTACTCTAGCACAGTAAACATGATCCCCATTTTAGCTTCAAGATGCCGGCAATTAGAAAAAACGAAAAAGTAGATTATGCTGATTTATTGGCACATTGAACAATATTGTGCACCGTAGTTCAAAACCTCATTGCATACTGGTGAAACAATGAAGTCATATTAGAATTTCGACATCTTTATGCACATTCGccattgaacacttatgggagattctggagcgcgCCAAAGACAGGGTTTCCACCacaatcaacaaaacaccaaatgatagaatttcttgtggaagaatggtgtcacatccctccaatagagttccaaacacttgtagaatctatgccaaggcgcattgaagctgtcGTGGCCctacgccctattaagacactttatgttggtgtttcctttattttggcatttACCTGTACATTTTCCACATGGTAATTATGTTATGGTTATAACATAGCCTACTGTCACAAAGTAATTTAGAGGGTACGGTTCAGGACCTCACCTTTTTCCACTCCCCATCACCAATCTTGGCCATGAGGTGACGAGGACCTGTCTGTCCCCGCGGCTCGTCTGGACGCTCAGATTCCCATGGACCACCGCCAGCAGGAAGTAGTTCTGCTGCCCGTCGATGTCCCCAAAGAACATCACCCCCCCCGGGTCCAGACTACGCAGCTCAAACCCAGAGTCAAAGCAACAGATGGACAGACATGTCAAAACACAGACATTATCAGAACAGCGTTACCTCTTATTGAGCatacacaaaacattaagaacacctgctctttccaagacatagattgaccaggtgaatccaggtgaaagctattatcCATTATTCAtgtaacttgttaaatccacttcaaatcagatgaaagggaggagacaggttaaagaacgatttttaagccttgagacatggattgtgttaaggtgttcttaatgttttggacactcagtgtatataaatgAGAGACTAGGTGGGACatggtacagtcagtgtggttcaGCCGGATGTGCCCCGGCTGGTTAAATGTTCTGAAAGGGGGGTGCTCAGTGGTGTCATGATCCCTATAGTCTACCTGGTCAACTCTGTGACCTTGTAGTCCAGAATGGGGACATTCCCCACAAAGCTCTTCCTAGTGTAGAGGAGATATGAGGACCTGGACTCGACAAAAGAGTAGCATTCATTCTGACATTTACATAACCAAACAATTTCTAACAATTGCTGCACTAATTAGATGGAGGAAAAaacttgtgtgtgtatgtgtgtgtgtgtgtgtgtgtatactcacAGTAACTGTGTtagcagggttgggtaggttactttctaaatgtaatccattatgGTTACTAGTTACCTTACCTGTCCAAAAATCAGTAACTAATTtctggattacccaaactcagtaatgtaatctgattactttgtTACTTTCGTATTACTTTCCCCTTAAAATGCATTAGAAGACAAAAAAAATCCATCAaatgcatttggtgtgtcatcctATTCGTCTCTGATTTGTGGTCAGCAAACTTGCACCcttttcaatgctgaattgaatatcattgagaaaacagaaagtgTCACGTATGATTTtcacaaacatcctttctgaattgaCAAGTAATCTAATAAGTAATCtactttttcaaaagtatctgtaatctgattcaAATATTTTTGGTGGTACCGTAACTGATACCgttttgtaatcagattacatgcaatcagttactccccaaccctgtgtgAGTAAAACCATATAGTAAAATAATGTAATTGTTTCGTCTCTTACCTCCAGTATCCGTTCAAGCTTTGGATGAACCCACATCACTAGGGTCAGCAGTGCTAGCACTAACCTCTTCCATGCAAACAATCTACTTCCGTCTTCTTCTTTTCACTGTCCTCTGGGGTGCTTGATTCTCTTAACCAGACGTTCCTTGAGGGGTTTATGCTGTATGCTCGTCTCAAGTCTGATTCTTTGGTCCTTCGTCTGGCCCTCTAGGCTATGTACTGGGCTGGAGCATCACCTGATGAGACAAGAGATACAGGGAAGCTGAGAAGTCTTGAGAAATTGGTCTCTTTCCCAGAGTTCGGCAAACCTGGCCCTGGCAGATAAGGATGGAGATGAGCCAACAAAATAAACCATGATGTGGAGgtcaatgtttgtgtgtgtcagatagCATCTGTGGTTTGGACACTATTATGTAATTCTTTGGTCCAAACACAGAGGGAACACTGACCCATTTTAAAGTCATTGTTCTTGGcaagtgtatatatttttttaaacacttgAATCTCAATAGGCTATTTAAGGAATTGGTTTGGTGTCAGAAAAAGGATGGCCTCCAAATCCGTCATAAGCCATGCTGTGGCATCATAAAGAGATTTGTTCCAACATGTTTTTGATATTACATGCTTTTCTTCATTTGAAAAGCAAGACTGGTGTTAATCTGCAGGGGAAGGGTAGACTGAAGGTGGAAATTGAGAAGTCTCACACTATGTGGTCGACATCGAAGTAACACATCAAAGCAATGTGCGATGACAGGGACAAAACAAATGCAGAAAACAGCCAACATATGTTCTGACTTAGTCAATCAGTTACAACTTTGTTGTGTAAAGAGAACGGTCTTTGTCTTCACACAGATGAATGTATTAAGATGTACTTTTTGGTCACGGAAGTTATCAAAAGTGACAGTCCAATATGTGCCTTCAGCAGAATGCAGCTGGTGCTTGAAAAGTGTACCAGGGCTAAAGAGTAACTTATGCTGTTGTGCACATGGGCAGTCCTTGGTTAGGACAGGGGAGGCGGGCTATCACACTATTCctcgtctctccctctatctacaGCAGGGCCATCCAAAGTGGGGCCTGCGGGCCAAACATGGCCCCCAACAAAATTAGATTGGGCTTGCCAGTCTTCCAGAATGATCTTATATATTGATAAACCATGTTTAAGGGGTTTCCAAGTCcaaaagtttgggcacccctGATCTACAGACAGTTGAAGTTTTATGAATCTACATTACAGCATATCTACAGTACTTCCAAAAGCTAGAGAACATCTGGGGGAAGAGACTTAAATCCAAACATGCCACAGACGTTCTTCAAGTCATTCTTATTGAGACGAGTCCACTGAAGTGACAGAGGCAATTACTGGGAAGACAAAACATTTTCTTTAATGGTTTGCGGATGATTAGTTGTTCCATGTGAAGTGCTGCCAATAGTAAACCCATTTCCCAAACTGAAAACAACTTCTACATCGCAGAGTTCAGTATACACTGTTGGCTAGTTGACTGTACAGCTCTAATGGTCTCATGAAAAGGATAGAAGGTTAGCATTGCGTCATGAATCTAGTTCTGCAGGTAGCTCTGCAGTGGTCACTAGCAGTCAGCCAAAGTCAtacaatctgattttaaacctaaccttaaccacactgctaatccTAACCTAAAACTCTGACCAATAAGCTCATTTTATTTTTACAATATAGACCATTTTTGACTATGCAGTCAGCCCATCTAGcagaaatcgctcagttctgcctccagaaCAAAACTCATCCCAATAAAACAGCAACCTGCTACATAATATAGCCCCTTCTTGTGTTCTCTCCCCAATGTCTTTATAGCTTGGTTCCATATCTGTTTGTGCCATCTTACCAACTCCAATGGCTATAGGAGATGGCAAAGTgttacaaacagatctgggtccaggctaaTGTTTCTACTCTACTCCGCCTCCCTTAGAGCTGACATTTAGTAAAAGACCACACACGAAGTGAAAGGGTTGGCAACATGTTTATTGTAAATTATTTCAAATGAACGAATCAAAAAAAACAGGAGACATGATTTGACCTTCTGGTTGTGGAAAATAAAATTAAAAGTTTAAATAACAAAAATAGGTACTCCAGTCCTGTATGCAATGGTAGGTTTACAGGGGTGAAATATGAAAATAACCGATTCTCTTTGCAATGATTGAATTTAACATTCAAAAGACTGCTGATTATGTCATGGCGATGAATTCACAGATACTGTTCACATGAAGGCCTGTCGAGGGATCGACTGTTAACCATCACTCGACTTCCCATGTTTTGTTAAatgggctacacacacacacacacacacacacacacacacacacacacacacacacacacacacacacacacacacacacacacacacacacagagacagataatGTAAGACATGTTTCTGATAATCCTTGTTCCCTTTGGGGGTTAGTCAAGGCCTGTTTCTCATggctctaaaaaaaaaaaaaggttctgACAACATTAAAGATACATCATGATAAAACGTCTGACTGTCAAAGGTAAATTGAGGAGATGACGTGGTGATTGAAAATTCTCTTATGATTGAAAACCGTTTGAGATTGGTGAAAGATAACCAATGAACCAACAAGCTCACTCATGATGACATCTTTACCTACACATAGAATCGGCCGACAAAGGACAAGAACCATGAGGCCAAGAGCCTTCAGCAACACCGCTGACAAACAGTCAGGTGGGACCTAACCTAGGTTCTGTTCATTTAGGCACCAAACGCAAGaaaacagacaaacaggcagatgCTCGTTTTCTTTATCCATTGCAAAAAGTTTTCCGCTGTGTGCTGTGATGAACACGACCCTGGTGTTCCAGACAACGTTAAATTCTGTAACGTTGCATAAGCTATAGATGTAGACTCCGCAGCAAGCTACCAAACATTAGACTCTGACATGAAAAGCAGCCAGCTTCCTAGTACCACTGAAGACAAAGAACAAGGTGCcgcaacacaccaacacagattCTTTTGCAGTGTTAAAAAAACAA from Oncorhynchus keta strain PuntledgeMale-10-30-2019 chromosome 18, Oket_V2, whole genome shotgun sequence harbors:
- the LOC118396834 gene encoding growth arrest-specific protein 6-like, whose protein sequence is EEDGSRLFAWKRLVLALLTLVMWVHPKLERILENECYSFVESRSSYLLYTRKSFVGNVPILDYKVTELTSFDSGFELRSLDPGGVMFFGDIDGQQNYFLLAVVHGNLSVQTSRGDRQVLVTSWPRLSNGLWMPITVMKQEGAVAVRVGSEAVVTVQQSAESHMAEIVLLGSSSAEPDGADWTLSVELALRTVSFRGSLLILVDTQNDYILSLKLNHPSQVRPEQLVIGMGVTKATMKLTDGDYELLKRVLSQPGSMV